One Solanum pennellii chromosome 10, SPENNV200 genomic region harbors:
- the LOC107032177 gene encoding uncharacterized protein LOC107032177, with protein sequence MAIQKTHKGKTKPRSPTLILSVSIVAVTLLYIASTLFSPNGFSFSTSITSKNSVFSKNRRQHNGPHKYLYWGNRIDCPGKHCDTCAGLGHQESSLRCALEEAMFLQRTFVMPSKMCINPIHNNKGILHSSSNSISEERWADSSCAMDSLYDLDLISDTVPVILDNSEMWHHVLATSMKLGSRGVAHVEGVSRADLKEKSSYSNILLINRTASPLSWFAECKDRKNHSSILLPYSFLPSMAAEKLRYAAEEIKKLLGDYDAMHVRRGDVLKTRKDRFGVERSLHPHLDRDTRAEFILCRIAKWVPPGRTLFIASNERTPGYFSPLAVRYKLAYPSNYSSILDPLIENNYELFMVERLILMGAKTFIKTMKEDDNDLSLSDDPKKNTKKWEIPVYTRDGEEC encoded by the exons ATGGCGATCCAAAAAACCCACAAGGGGAAAACAAAACCAAGATCTCCAACACTCATACTTTCAGTTTCCATTGTAGCCGTAACTTTGTTATACATAGCTTCAACGTTGTTTTCCCCAAATGGGTTCTCTTTTTCCACTTCCATAACCTCAAAAAACTCAGTCTTTTCTAAGAATCGTAGACAACATAATGGGCCTCATAAGTATCTTTATTGGGGCAATAGAATTGATTGTCCTGGAAAACATTGTGATACTTGTGCAGGTTTGGGTCATCAAGAATCAAGTCTTAGGTGTGCTCTTGAAGAAGCTATGTTTCTTCAGAG AACATTTGTTATGCCTTCAAAGATGTGTATCAATCCGATCCACAACAATAAAGGAATTCTTCACAGTTCCAGCAATTCAATTTCTGAGGAAAG GTGGGCAGATAGTTCGTGTGCTATGGATTCTTTGTATGATCTAGATCTCATCTCTGACACTGTACCTGTAATTTTAGACAATTCTGAAATGTGGCATCATGTCCTGGCTACAAGCATGAAGTTAGGTTCTAGAGGGGTTGCCCATGTTGAAGGAGTTAGCAGGGCTGatctcaaagaaaaaagttcgtACTCAAACATTTTGCTTATCAATCGAACTGCAAGCCCGCTTTCTTG GTTTGCAGAATGCAAGGATAGGAAAAATCACAGCTCCATTCTTCTGCCATATTCATTTCTTCCTTCAATGGCTGCGGAAAAACTACGATATGCAGCAGAAGAA ATCAAGAAGCTGCTTGGTGATTATGATGCTATGCATGTTCGAAGAGGTGATGTTCTGAAGACAAGAAAGGACAGGTTTGGGGTTGAACGAAGTTTGCACCCTCATTTGGACAGGGATACACGTGCAGAGTTTATTCTATGCAGAATAGCAAAATGGGTCCCGCCTGGGCGAACCCTTTTTATTGCTTCGAATGAGAGGACACCAGGTTACTTTTCTCCTCTAGCTGTGAG GTACAAGCTGGCGTATCCCTCGAATTATAGCAGCATTTTGGATCCACTGATTGAAAACAATTACGAGCTCTTCATGGTAGAAAGGCTTATTTTGATGGGAGCAAAAACATTTATCAAAACAATGAAAGAAGACGATAATGATCTCAGCCTCAGCGATGATCCTAAAAAGAATACCAAGAAATGGGAAATACCGGTGTATACAAGAGATGGTGAAGAATGTTAG
- the LOC107032251 gene encoding F-box protein At2g26850-like isoform X1, with amino-acid sequence MLVFLISCFSFILLISKSFFKPMGGFSNVWFSEELVKFLALWFSKGRSAISFLNLPLMTDHVKSKLENVVEKEEGVSLLDLPDLTLECIFERLPPNGLCNMAAVCTSLREKCTSDHLWEKHMKGKWGELIGSAAYKEWQCYVVSRNKASILEKSRKKRELYGRFSKIRELLWNRSKKGNEDDSKTGNSSEMSSIMDWYLSLETGKFWFPAQVFNREVQNGHIGFMLSCYDAEVSYDCRTNTFSARYPSYGRRMIEDDIEWNRLRAPTVDTLPYVLHVSDCLDDLQPDDHIEIQWRKSKEFAYGWWYGVVGHLESCSGSKLNCHCHASETVLLEFKQYTAGSRWRQTVINRKDHREVGNEGDGFYGGIRKLYSDKEISLWNSLLPNNTLE; translated from the exons atgcttgttttcttgatttcttgCTTTTCCTTCATTTTACTAATTTCTAAGTCATTTTTCAAGCCAATGGGAGGTTTCTCAAATGTGTGGTTTAGTGAAGAACTTGTAAAGTTCTTAGCTTTATGGTTTAGTAAAGGTAGAAGTGCTATTAGTTTCTTGAATTTGCCACTTATGACAGATCATGTTAAGTCAAAACTAGAGAATGTTGTGGAGAAAGAAGAGGGAGTTTCTTTACTGGATTTGCCTGATTTGACATTGGAATGTATTTTTGAGAGGCTTCCACCAAATGGTCTTTGTAATATGGCTGCTGTTTGTACTTCTTTGAGAGAAAAATGCACAAGTGATCATTTGTGGGAGAAACATATGAAGGGGAAATGGGGTGAATTGATTGGTTCTGCTGCTTATAAAGAATGGCAATGCTATGTTGTGTCAAGAAATAAAGCTTCCATCTTggagaaatcaagaaaaaaaagagaactttATGGGAGATTTTCAAAGATAAGGGAACTTTTATGGAACAGAtcaaaaaaaggaaatgaagaTGACAGCAAGACTGGAAATTCTTCAGAGATGAGTTCAATTATGGATTGGTACCTTTCTCTTGAGACTGGAAAGTTTTGGTTCCCGGCTCAGGTTTTTAACCGCGAG GTACAGAATGGACATATTGGTTTTATGTTATCTTGCTATGATGCTGAAGTTAGCTATGATTGTAGAACAAATACTTTTAGTGCAAG GTATCCATCGTACGGGAGGAGAATGATAGAGGATGATATAGAATGGAATAGACTAAGAGCACCAACTGTTGACACTCTTCCTTATGTTCTTCATGTATCAGATTGCTTAGATGATCTGCAACCTGATGATCATATTGAGATTCAGTGGAGAAAAAGCAAAGAGTTTGCATATG GTTGGTGGTATGGAGTTGTTGGACACTTGGAATCTTGTAGTGGCAGCAAGTTGAATTGCCATTGTCATGCCAGTG AGACAGTGCTGTTGGAGTTCAAACAGTACACCGCGGGATCAAGGTGGAGGCAAACAGTGATAAACAGAAAGGATCACAGAGAAGTTGGCAATGAAGGAGATGGTTTTTATGGAGGAATCAGAAAGCTTTATAGTGACAAAGAGATCTCATTGTGGAATAGCCTCTTGCCTAACAACACTTTGGAGTag
- the LOC107032251 gene encoding F-box protein At2g26850-like isoform X2 has protein sequence MLVFLISCFSFILLISKSFFKPMGGFSNVWFSEELVKFLALWFSKGRSAISFLNLPLMTDHVKSKLENVVEKEEGVSLLDLPDLTLECIFERLPPNGLCNMAAVCTSLREKCTSDHLWEKHMKGKWGELIGSAAYKEWQCYVVSRNKASILEKSRKKRELYGRFSKIRELLWNRSKKGNEDDSKTGNSSEMSSIMDWYLSLETGKFWFPAQVFNRENGHIGFMLSCYDAEVSYDCRTNTFSARYPSYGRRMIEDDIEWNRLRAPTVDTLPYVLHVSDCLDDLQPDDHIEIQWRKSKEFAYGWWYGVVGHLESCSGSKLNCHCHASETVLLEFKQYTAGSRWRQTVINRKDHREVGNEGDGFYGGIRKLYSDKEISLWNSLLPNNTLE, from the exons atgcttgttttcttgatttcttgCTTTTCCTTCATTTTACTAATTTCTAAGTCATTTTTCAAGCCAATGGGAGGTTTCTCAAATGTGTGGTTTAGTGAAGAACTTGTAAAGTTCTTAGCTTTATGGTTTAGTAAAGGTAGAAGTGCTATTAGTTTCTTGAATTTGCCACTTATGACAGATCATGTTAAGTCAAAACTAGAGAATGTTGTGGAGAAAGAAGAGGGAGTTTCTTTACTGGATTTGCCTGATTTGACATTGGAATGTATTTTTGAGAGGCTTCCACCAAATGGTCTTTGTAATATGGCTGCTGTTTGTACTTCTTTGAGAGAAAAATGCACAAGTGATCATTTGTGGGAGAAACATATGAAGGGGAAATGGGGTGAATTGATTGGTTCTGCTGCTTATAAAGAATGGCAATGCTATGTTGTGTCAAGAAATAAAGCTTCCATCTTggagaaatcaagaaaaaaaagagaactttATGGGAGATTTTCAAAGATAAGGGAACTTTTATGGAACAGAtcaaaaaaaggaaatgaagaTGACAGCAAGACTGGAAATTCTTCAGAGATGAGTTCAATTATGGATTGGTACCTTTCTCTTGAGACTGGAAAGTTTTGGTTCCCGGCTCAGGTTTTTAACCGCGAG AATGGACATATTGGTTTTATGTTATCTTGCTATGATGCTGAAGTTAGCTATGATTGTAGAACAAATACTTTTAGTGCAAG GTATCCATCGTACGGGAGGAGAATGATAGAGGATGATATAGAATGGAATAGACTAAGAGCACCAACTGTTGACACTCTTCCTTATGTTCTTCATGTATCAGATTGCTTAGATGATCTGCAACCTGATGATCATATTGAGATTCAGTGGAGAAAAAGCAAAGAGTTTGCATATG GTTGGTGGTATGGAGTTGTTGGACACTTGGAATCTTGTAGTGGCAGCAAGTTGAATTGCCATTGTCATGCCAGTG AGACAGTGCTGTTGGAGTTCAAACAGTACACCGCGGGATCAAGGTGGAGGCAAACAGTGATAAACAGAAAGGATCACAGAGAAGTTGGCAATGAAGGAGATGGTTTTTATGGAGGAATCAGAAAGCTTTATAGTGACAAAGAGATCTCATTGTGGAATAGCCTCTTGCCTAACAACACTTTGGAGTag
- the LOC107032126 gene encoding uncharacterized protein LOC107032126 yields the protein MLSPIGYNQPTLHGFVCDHVLNREFKIIILSAMPHRARPMAGLLLFTGLNVVLVSTITPVYDFVCFHPYWERRREHRRQEREAALRSSTSAQV from the exons ATGCTATCACCTATAGGATACAATCAACCTACATTGCATGGATTTGTTTGTGACCATGTACTGAATAGAG AGTTCAAAATCATCATTTTATCCGCAATGCCTCACAGAGCTCGGCCTATGGCAGGTCTCCTGCTGTTTACTGGACTTAACGTTGTTCTGGTCTCAACTATAACTCCTGTCTATGATTTCGTATGCTTCCATCCATATTGGGAAAGAAGA aGAGAGCATCGGCGTCAGGAACGTGAAGCAGCTTTGAGAAGTTCAACATCTGCTCAAGTCTGA
- the LOC107032243 gene encoding transcription factor-like protein DPB isoform X1, with amino-acid sequence MLNNLEDGGKNPSEVSRGGNGRGGGGTRSWGTTVSGQSVSTSSSIGSPSSRSEAAMATPASDNTFLRLNNLDIHADDAGSQGTAGNRKKKRAQRATGGDKSGRGLRQFSMKVCEKVESKGRTTYNEVADELVAEFSDATNSVAGSDQKQYDEKNIRRRVYDALNVLMAMDIISKDKKEIQWKGLPRTDANDIEELKTERLNLRNRIEKKAAYLEELEDQYVGLQNLIKRNDQLYGSGNAPSGGVALPFILVQTRPHATVEVEISEDMQLVHFDFNSTPFELHDDNYILKAMNFCGRSNDGSVPQNVSADGGEGPSSSMASMFQHHIPNPSAPNSSGRLPTSPPLPGILKARVKHEH; translated from the exons ATGTTGAATAATTTGGAGGATGGGGGAAAGAATCCTTCAGAGGTTTCAAGAGGGGGTAATGGTAGAGGGGGTGGGGGTACAAGGTCATGGGGAACTACTGTTTCTGGTCAATCGGTTTCTACTAGTAGCAGTATTGGGTCTCCATCGAGCAGAAGTGAAGCCGCCATGGCTACCCCTGCCAGTGACAACACTTTTCTTAGGCTAAACAATCTTGACATTCATGCTGATGATGCAGGATCTCAAGGGACAGCTGG TAacaggaaaaagaaaagagctcAGCGTGCTACTGGAGGGGATAAGAGTGGTAGAGGACTCAGACAGTTCAGCATGAAag TTTGTGAGAAAGTGGAAAGCAAAGGAAGAACTACGTATAATGAG GTTGCAGATGAACTTGTAGCTGAGTTTTCTGATGCTACCAATAGTGTTGCAGGCTCAGATCAG AAACAATATGATGAGAAGAACATCAGACGACGAGTCTACGATGCTCTGAACGTACTTATGGCTATGGATATCATTTCTAAAGATAAAAAGGAAATACAGTGGAAGGGATTACCACGCACTGATGCAAATGATATTGAGGAGCTAAAG ACTGAGCGTCTTAACTTGAGAAATAGGATTGAAAAGAAAGCAGCTTATTTAGAAGAACTTGAAGATCAA TATGTAGGGCTTCAAAACCTCATAAAACGCAATGATCAGTTGTATGGCTCAGGCAATGCTCCTAGTGGTGGTGTGGCTTTACCGTTTATTTTAGTGCAG ACTCGTCCTCATGCTACAGTCGAAGTGGAAATATCAGAAGATATGCAGCTGGTGCATTTCGACTTCAACAG CACTCCGTTTGAGCTGCATGACGATAATTATATCCTCAAAGCAATGAATTTTTGCGGAAGATCAAATGACGGTTCTGTCCCACAGAATGTATCTGCTGATGGAGGTGAAGGTCCGAGTTCCAGTATGGCCAGCATGTTTCAGCATCATATCCCTAATCCATCTGCCCCAAACTCATCTGGCAGGCTTCCGACCTCACCTCCTCTCCCCGGAATACTAAAGGCTCGTGTCAAGCATGAGCATTAG
- the LOC107032243 gene encoding transcription factor-like protein DPB isoform X2, translating into MLNNLEDGGKNPSEVSRGGNGRGGGGTRSWGTTVSGQSVSTSSSIGSPSSRSEAAMATPASDNTFLRLNNLDIHADDAGSQGTAGKKKRAQRATGGDKSGRGLRQFSMKVCEKVESKGRTTYNEVADELVAEFSDATNSVAGSDQKQYDEKNIRRRVYDALNVLMAMDIISKDKKEIQWKGLPRTDANDIEELKTERLNLRNRIEKKAAYLEELEDQYVGLQNLIKRNDQLYGSGNAPSGGVALPFILVQTRPHATVEVEISEDMQLVHFDFNSTPFELHDDNYILKAMNFCGRSNDGSVPQNVSADGGEGPSSSMASMFQHHIPNPSAPNSSGRLPTSPPLPGILKARVKHEH; encoded by the exons ATGTTGAATAATTTGGAGGATGGGGGAAAGAATCCTTCAGAGGTTTCAAGAGGGGGTAATGGTAGAGGGGGTGGGGGTACAAGGTCATGGGGAACTACTGTTTCTGGTCAATCGGTTTCTACTAGTAGCAGTATTGGGTCTCCATCGAGCAGAAGTGAAGCCGCCATGGCTACCCCTGCCAGTGACAACACTTTTCTTAGGCTAAACAATCTTGACATTCATGCTGATGATGCAGGATCTCAAGGGACAGCTGG gaaaaagaaaagagctcAGCGTGCTACTGGAGGGGATAAGAGTGGTAGAGGACTCAGACAGTTCAGCATGAAag TTTGTGAGAAAGTGGAAAGCAAAGGAAGAACTACGTATAATGAG GTTGCAGATGAACTTGTAGCTGAGTTTTCTGATGCTACCAATAGTGTTGCAGGCTCAGATCAG AAACAATATGATGAGAAGAACATCAGACGACGAGTCTACGATGCTCTGAACGTACTTATGGCTATGGATATCATTTCTAAAGATAAAAAGGAAATACAGTGGAAGGGATTACCACGCACTGATGCAAATGATATTGAGGAGCTAAAG ACTGAGCGTCTTAACTTGAGAAATAGGATTGAAAAGAAAGCAGCTTATTTAGAAGAACTTGAAGATCAA TATGTAGGGCTTCAAAACCTCATAAAACGCAATGATCAGTTGTATGGCTCAGGCAATGCTCCTAGTGGTGGTGTGGCTTTACCGTTTATTTTAGTGCAG ACTCGTCCTCATGCTACAGTCGAAGTGGAAATATCAGAAGATATGCAGCTGGTGCATTTCGACTTCAACAG CACTCCGTTTGAGCTGCATGACGATAATTATATCCTCAAAGCAATGAATTTTTGCGGAAGATCAAATGACGGTTCTGTCCCACAGAATGTATCTGCTGATGGAGGTGAAGGTCCGAGTTCCAGTATGGCCAGCATGTTTCAGCATCATATCCCTAATCCATCTGCCCCAAACTCATCTGGCAGGCTTCCGACCTCACCTCCTCTCCCCGGAATACTAAAGGCTCGTGTCAAGCATGAGCATTAG